AAAACCCTCCATCAACCCATCCGAAGGGCAGCGCGATGGGCCCTCGCCTCCATCTTGCTGGTTGGTGGCGCCATCTGGGTTGCCACCCCCGCACATGCCCAGGGCGCCGACATCTTTAAAGGCGCGGATCTGGCATTGGGTGAACAGTTGATCGCTGAACACCAATGCGTTCAATGCCATACCAGCAAAGTGGGCGGCGACGGCAGTGCCATCTTCAAGCCACAGGGGAAATTCAACACCGCAGGCCTGATGCGTGGCATGGTGGAAATGTGCAACACCAACATGAACATGGGCATGTTCCCGGAAGAGGTCACGGCGATAGCCGCAGTGCTGAACCGGGATCACTACAAATTCAAGTAGGCGTCCCAACTTTTCACCACAGCACAACCGCCTCGACTGATCAAGATCGGCAAACCGCCCAAGCACGGGCGAGTATGTGCAGCTTCGCTGCTTACCCACCAGCAGCAGTGGCTGCTCGACGAACGGCACCGTTGGCGGTCCGGCTCGGTCAGCCGAAAAAGCAGCCGTGCTTGTCGTCCCGCACTAGGTCAATGAAAGCCTGCACGGAAGGTGCAGAAGCGGGGTCGTACGCGTGCCATTTGCCATTGCTGCGCACACGCGCCACTCATCCGACGATCGGACGTAGGTGGCCTTGGCAAAGGGGCACTTGGCGACCTCCGTCGGATTGTCCCAGGCGGGACGAACTTCCAGCAACTCGATCGTCTGGTTCTTCAACGTGTACTCATAATCCAATTGCGGGCGGATGCGCGGCGGGGGACGTTGGGCAGACATGAAAGCCTCTGCAGCTTTCTCCACCCGCTTGTGCTCCAGATCGTTGAATGGCATGGGGTTCTCGGACAGGTTAGGCCTGGCACACATCGCTCAGATCGCAAGCACACAGGGCGATCTTTTTCTGAACTGCGGCACTTCTGGCGACGCCAACTCCAGTGTAAAGCGCCCTGCGCATCCAATTGGCGAACACGAATACAGCATGAACACCACCACCGACTTCATCATCCTCGGCGCCGGCATCGCGGGCGCTTCTATCGGGTATTTCCTCGCACCACATGGTCGCTGCGTGATGCTGGAGCGCGAGAGCCAGCCGGGTTACCACAGCACAGGGCGCTCGGCGGCGCAGTTCATCGCCACCTATGGAACGCCACAGGTGAGGGCACTCTCTCGGGCCAGCGAGCAGTTTTTTCAACACCCGCCTGCGGGCTTCGCCGAGGCACCGTTGCTGCATCCGCGAGGTCTGCTGACCTTTGCCGGCGAGGCCGACCTGGCCACGCTTGAACACGCCTGGGCCGTCTTGAAACAAACCACAGCCACCGGCCGCTGGCTCAGCGCCGAAGAAGCCTGCGCGATGGTACCGGTGTTGCGGCCTGAGCAGGTGCGCGCGGCGATTCTGGAGTCTGAGAGTTTTGACATGGACGTGGACGCCATCCACCAGGGTTACTTGCGCGGCTTCAAGCGCGCGGGTGGCGCGCTGCTGACCGATGCCGAGGCTGTGGCCATTGAGCGCGTTGGCGAGGTGTGGCGTGCGAGCACCGCTGCTGGTGCCGTGTTTGAGGCACCGGTACTGATCAACGCGGCGGGTGCCTGGTGCGATGGGGTGGCCCAGCTCGCCGGCGTGGAACCGATCGGCTTGGTGCCGAAACGGCGCAGCGCGTTCACCTTCCCGGCGCCAACAGGCATGGACACCAGCCGCTGGCCGCTGGTGCTCGAAGTCAATGAGAGTGTGTATTTCAAACCCGATGCGGGCGCCCTGCTCGCTTCGCCGGTGAACGAAGACCCCACCCACCCTCAAGACGTGCAGCCCGAAGAGATCGACATTGCGCTGGCGATGCATGCGCTGGAAACTTGGACCACGCTGGTGGTGCGCCCCAGCCACACTTGGGCTGGGCTGCGTTCGTTCGTTGCCGACGGCGATCTGGTGGCCGGTTTCGACACCCAAGCGCCTGGCTTCTTCTGGTGCGCGGCGCAAGGCGGCTATGGCATCCAGACCAGCGCGGCCATGGGCGAGGCTTGCGCGGCACTGGCGCGTGAACTGCCGATGCCTGAACACCTCGCAGCCTGCGGCCTCACCGCCCAGATACTCTCGCCCTCGCGCAAAGCCCTGCAAACTTAGGCGACTGCGCGGCGCGCTGGCGTTGCAGCAACCCCCAGCTATCTCGATGACCATGACTGCTGCAACTTGGCGACACAGGTGCCGCCAGCGAGTCATCGCGCAGCTCGCTGAAGCGGTCGAAAATCAACAAGCCATGGACAGGCCCAACATCAAGGCGCAAGACCCACTGTGAACTCGGCCCGGTACTGCAACGGGGTCAGCGCGGTGTGCCGTTTGAAGTCGCGCCCGAAATGCGCCTGATCTGCGTAGCCACAGGCGTAGCCGATCTGGGCCGGCGACTGTTGAGTGGTGGTGAGGGCCTGGGCTGCGCTGGTGGCCCGTGTCTGTGCGAGCAGGGCGCTGAAGCTGCTTTGTTGTCGGGCCAGAGCGCGTTGCAGGCTGCGCGAGGCCATATTCATCTGCTTGGCCAGCACGGCCACGGTCCAGGGCCGGGCCGGGTCTTGCGAGAGTCGATAGCGCGCAACTTGCAGGCAGTCGGTGGGGTCGGCGTTTCCCTCGGCAGAGTCGGTACCGTCGGGCTCTGGCGCGAGTGGGGTACTGCCAGTCCATGCGAACTCCCAACACCCCAGCTGCTGCGGCCAGGAACAATTTTTCCATTGATGGTTTTGATATCGCCAGCCGCGCTCGCCAGACAGGCGCGCCTTCAAACCCCGAGTTCCCGTCCATTCGAGCAAGCCAATCAAGAGGCCAAGAATCAGCAGGTCTTCGTGTCTGAGTGGAGCGGCGTCGCCGTTCAGTGACAGGTGTTGCAGTTGCATCTGCCTGTCAACATGCTGTTCGATTCGCACCCGGTGGTTCGAGTGCACATAACATTCGAGTCGTTGCCAGCGCGCGATCAGCTCCAACGGATCGCTGGCAAACCGCATGGCTGTCAGCATCGGCTCGTCCGGCGCATCTGCTATGCCTTCACCCAGCCGCACCAGCGCGTGTTCGCCGTGGGCCGCCGCGATGGCGGCCAGCATTTGCCGCTTGTCATACACCGCTATGTGTGCCGCCCGTGGTGCGGCACCGACCGGCATGCTGATGCCCTGGCGCTTCAAGCCAAGCGGTACCAGACGCCGCACTGCGCCAGCCGAAAAATCGCTCATGCGCTGTGCATTTTGAGGTTTTCTGCCACCACTGGAAAACGGCCTACCCTCACCCCGGTCGCATGGCGAATCGCATTGGCGATCGCGCCCGCTGCCGCGACGATCACCGTTTCGCCCGCACCGCCTGGCGGCGAATCGTCCTCAACGAGATGGGTCTGCAAGCGCGGTATCGCGGTCATGCGCGGCATCAGCGCGCGATCAAAGTTCGAGGCGCCAACCATGCGAACGTCAATCGGCAGCTCGTCGGTCAAGACCATTCCCATGCCCCAAATCAAGTTGCCTTCACACTGGGCCTTGACCTGATCCGGGTTGATCACCAGACCACAGTCATGGCTGCAGATCAGGCTCGTCACGTGAACCCGGCCGGTGGCGTCGACCTGAACCTCGGCCACCACCGCAGCATAGCCCGACTCCTTGTACGCACCGCAGGCAATGCCCCGCCCGCTGCGCACATTGTGCGCCTTGGCTGCTGCGGGTGCCTCGCTCCAGGCAGCGGCCTCAGCGGTCTGCTGCAGCACACGAATCAGCCGGGGATCTTTTAAGTGGCGCAAGCGGAACTGCAGGGGGTCTTGTTTCAGAAGGACCGCGCACTCGTCGATTGCAGATTCTTTCGCCAGATGATTCGGCCCGGCGCCCAGGCCACGCCAGGGGCCGGTCAGGATGGGCAGGCGAACCTGATCGAACTCCACCCGTCGCAGCCGCGCCTGGTAAGGTAGATCTGCACCACGCGCCACCCCCATATCGCCGACAAAATCCGCCAGATTCTGCAGCCATGGCGGAAAACCGGCGTTGGTGAAAATGATGTGACCGCTGGCGAAGGCGTGCCACCACTGATCAATGGCACCATCGCGCAGGCTCACGCGGATGCGGTGGCTGGACGCAGGGCGGTGGAAGCCACAGTGCATTTCCTGCGCGCGGGTCCACTGAACCTTCACCGGTTGTTTGGCCGCGCGCGCCAAAACGGCGGCTTCCAGCTCAACTGTGCAGATGGTCTTGCCGCCAAAAGCACCACCCACCCGCATCGCCTGAACCGAAACGTCTTCGGGACTCAAGGCCAGCCGTTTGGAGAGCACATCGCGCGCATAAAACGCATCTTGTGTGCCAGCCCACAGCTGCAAGGCCTTGGCACCCGTGAACTGCGCGACAGCGACGCGCGGTTCCATCGCCAGATGCGCCGCCACCGGCACATCGATGCGCAGATCCACATCCCACTCGGCAACCGGATCCAGTGAATCGCCGTAGACCTCGTGCGACAGGGCGCCGCCAGCCAGACGCCTGTCAATATCGATGGCGATGTTGACCGTCGACTGATCAAAGCTGCCTTCTACGTCCCAGCGAACCGCCAACGCTTCGCTGATGCGGTCAAGCGCACCCGGGGTGGCCGCGAGAACCCCTAAGCCCAGGCTGCGCCCCTGCTCAAAAAGTGGGTCCTCCACAATCCCGATGAAGCCCTTGATACGCCTTGCCGCAGCCGCGTCCCAAGCGCGCGGGCTCGATCTGAGTTCGGACGATGCCGGGGCCCGCAGCACGCGACCGAACGCCATGTCGGACAAACGGATGTCGCTCGCATACAACGGAAGACCCCGCACAATGGCCTCGGCTTGTTCCAGCTTGGGGGTGCTGCCGACGTAGCGCTTTTCTTTTGTGAGACCAGCGCTTGCAGCGCCCCCGAAAGTGCGCAGCTCATTCGCTGGAATGTCGCGTGCAACCAACTCGCCCACCAACTTACCGGCGGCCAGCTCCTCGCGCAATGTGGCGCACGCCTGGGCCAGTGGCAGCGCGAAGTCTTTGATTGATTCGCTTCCCACCGTGGCACGCACGCGCTGGATATGGTTGGTTGTGGGCAGGCGGAGCTGCAAGTCGTCCCAGTCGATGTCGAGCTCTTCGCAGGCGATCTGTTTCAGCGCTGTTGAGATGTTCTGGCCGATTTCCGCGCGCGGAAGAAAAAGATCGTAGTGACCATTGCTGTACCGGATCCAGGCGGATGCGTCTTCGATGGTAGCGACCGGCCGCTTCGGGATTACGGGCAAAGAGCAACCGGATGCGAACAGCACCGTCAAGGCACCGCCTGTGGCGAGAAAGCTGCGGCGCTTCATGACTGCACCCCCGCAGCCCGTGTGACTGCCGCGCGGATGCGCTTCTGTGTGCCGCAACGGCAAAGGTTGCCTGCCAGCGCCGCATCGATCTGTTCTTGCGTCGGTTGCCGGTGTTCGCTCAACAGCGCGACAGTGCTCATGATCTGCCCTGCCTGGCAATAGCCACATTGCGGCACCGCTTCCGTGATCCAGGCCTGCTGTACCGGGTGCAGTTTGCCCGACGGTTCGGCCAGGCCTTCGATAGTGCGAATCTCATGACCTGAGGCTTGGGCAACCGGGAGCACGCAACTGCGTTGCGCCTGGCCATCGAGCAACACCGTGCAAGCACCGCACAGCCCGGCGCCGCAGCCGAATTTGGTGCCCGTCAGTCCGAGCTGTTCGCGAATGAAGAACAGCAGCGATTCTTCCTGCCATAAGGGAGGAACGGGGTGAGACTTTCCGTTGATCGTGAGTTCCATGGCTTTCTCTCCTAGAAAGCACACAGAATGCCGAAGCGGGAGCAGCACGTATTGAACAATCGCGCCAACGACTCAAACCGGATGGTTCTTTGGTCTGACCACTTCAAACACCCGTCCATCAACGAAGGTGCCTCAAATCCGCAGCCTCGGGGAGTCAAGAAGCTTTCATCGACAGCTCAAGCCCTACCCCAACAAGGACAGCATCCCAGCCTCATCCAGGACTGCCAGCCCCAGGTCCTGCGCCTTGGCAAGTTTGCTGCCCGCTTCGGCGCCGGCCACCACGTAATCCGTCTTCTTGCTCACCGAGCCGGCTACCTTGGCGCCTGCCGCCTCCAGCAGATCCTTGGCCTGATCGCGGCTCAGGGTCGGAAAGGTGCCTGTGAGCACAAAGGTCTTGCCCGCCAACGGCTTGGGCGCTTGCGCAGTGGGCTCGCCCTCTTCCCATCGCACCCCACAAGCGCGCAATTGCTCCACCACCTCACGGTTGTGCGGCTGGTCAAAAAAGGTACGCAGGCTTTGCGCCACGATGGGGCCCACATCGTTCACTTCCAGCAATTGCTCTTCGCTGGCGTTCATGATGCTGTCGAGCTGGCCAAAATGGCGGGCCATTTCCTTGGCGGTGGCTTCGCCCACATGGCGAATACCGAGACCAAACAGGAAGCGCGGCAAAGTGGTTTGTTTCGATTTTTCCAGCGCATCCACGATGTTTTGCGCTGATTTCTCGGCCATGCGTTCAAGGCTCACCAAGGCGGTCAATCCCAGCTTGTAGAGATCAGGCAAGGTTTTCACAACGCCTGCGTCCACGAGCTGCTCCACCAACTTGTCGCCCAGGCCTTCAATTTCGACAGCGCGGCGTTGCGCAAAATGAAGAATGGCCTGCTTGCGCTGAGCACCGCAGAACAGCCCGCCGGTGCATCGGTAGTCTGCTTCGCCTTCCTCCCTGACCGCCGCACTGCCGCATACCGGGCAAATATGGGGCATGGTGAAAACGGCTGGATCACCCACCCGCTTGTCCAGCAAAACCGATACCACTTCGGGAATCACATCGCCTGCACGGCGCACGATCACGGTATCGCCCACGCGCACATCCTTTCGGCGCGCTTCGTCTTCGTTGTGCAGTGTGGCGTTGGTCACCGTCACGTTGCCCACAAACACCGGTGCCAGCTTGGCAACGGGTGTGAGCTTGCCCGTGCGGCCAACCTGTATGTCGATGGCAAGCACGGTGGTGAGCTGTTCTTGCGCAGGGTACTTATGAGCCACTGCCCAACGAGGCTCACGCGAGACAAATCCCAGCTGACGCTGCAAGGCCATCGAGTTGATCTTGTAGACCACGCCATCAATGTCGTAAGGCAATTGATCTCTGGTTTTCCCAATGTGCTGATGGAACGCGATCAGTTCATCCGCTCCACGGACAACCCGCGTCTGCTCGGCTACCGGGAACCCCCAGGCCTTCAGCTGCTGGAACATCGCCATGTGGGTTGTGAACGCTGGCCCCCCCTGATCGGAGGGAGTGATGTCACCCAGGCCATAGGCGAAAAAACTCAAGGGGCGTTGGGCCGCGATGCCTGAGTCAAGCTGGCGGACCGCTCCCGCCGCCGCATTGCGCGGGTTCACAAAGGTCTTTTCACCTTTGGCTCCGGCGGCAATCTTGGCGCGTTGCTTTTCATTGAGCGCGTCGAAATCATCGCGCCGCATGTACACCTCACCGCGCACTTCCAGCACGGGTGGCGCATCGGCGGGCAGGCGGAGAGGAATCTGGCCAATGGTGCGGATATTGCTCGTGACGTCTTCGCCTGTTTCACCATCGCCGCGGGTGGCCGCCTGCACCAACACTCCCGCCTCGTAACGCAGACTCATGGCCAGGCCATCGAACTTGAGTTCAGCCACGTATTCCACTGGCCCAGAGGTACTGTCCAATTCCAGCGCGCGGCGAATGCGGTTGTCGAAGTTGACTGCGCCGCTGGGCTCGGTATCGGTTTCGGTGTTGATCGACAGCATGGGCACCACATGGCGCACGGGTGTGAAGCCGGCCAATACGCCGCCGCCCACGCGCTGGGTAGGCGAATCGGGTGACCGCAGTTCGGGGTGTTCGGCCTCCAGCGCCTGCAATGCCCGAAACAGCTTGTCGTATTCGGCATCCGGTATTTCGGGGTCGTCCAGCGTGTAGTAACGGTGGGCGTGGTGGTGCAGTTGGGCGCGCAGCTCGGCCGCACGCTCTGACGGCAAAGGAGCAGAAGAAAAGAGATCGGAAGTGCTCATAGGAAAAAGAACAGTACTGCGCCGCCGAGTACGCCATTCCAGGATGCAGCGAAACCGGCTTTGCCGGGCAGCCAGCATCACCCCCTGGGGATCACACGAAGCGTAGCGGTGGGGTCAGAGCTTCGGGCAGCAGGTCAACTGAACAGCCGTCGCGCCTGAGGTGAACCCGCGGACAGGTCGTGGCTGTCAAGGGCGTCGTAAAGGTTTTCCAGGTCAGACCCGATCACGTCCATGGTGTCGGTGGACAAGGGTTGACCGGCGTCGTCGGTGATCACGCCTTCCATTGATTCGGCCAGCGCCGTGGCGGCTTCGCGCATGCGCACAAACGGTTGCTCACTGCGGGGCACATGGGTGACTTCAAGCGAAAGTGCCACTTCACGCAGCGCACTTTTCTCCGGGTCTTCGGCCATGGCGGCATGGGCGTCAAAACTCAAGCTCAGAATGGGTGCCTGCCCACGTTCGGAACCCGGCAGAACCATGCGCCCTGGCAATGCTCCTGGCACAAAACCGATACGTGCCGCGTGTTGAGCCACGAAACCCGGACTCCAAGCCGAGCGGCGAGCCCGCAACGTAAACCCAAGCTGGGCATCGTGGCCACTCGCAAAGGCGTCCAGTTCGCGCGCACGGGCGACCTCGGCGCGCATATCGGGAAAATCGGTGGCAGCGCCAATGGCGTCGGCAAATGTCTGGGCTTTGGCCACGAATTCCGAGAACTCGATGTCGTTCAGCGCACCAGCACGGTTGGCCAGCTGAACACCCGCTTGCAGCAGGTGGTAGCGCTGCCCCAAACGGGGCACTTCCCACTCGCCATTGAGGTCGCTCAGGCCCTCCACGGCAAACGGCTTGCTGCCGACTCGGCGGGTGGTGGGCAATGCAGCCACGACGGCATCGCCCGAGACGGCACCTTCCGGCTCGATCGGGGTGATCACATCGATCAGCGCGTCGAGTTTGGGCTTGCGATCGGCCGACGCACTGAGCGCCGTTTTCAGCGGCGAAACCGGTTCTCTCATAGTGGCCACCGGCGGCGCTGGTTGCGGGGTGGAAGTCCCGTCAGGCACAGGCTGGCTACCCTGAGAACCGGCATCGCCTTCATCATGAGAGATGGGGGTGTCGGCCACCGCAGCGCCAGAGCCCTCGCCCAGGGGCTCACCCAACACCGGCTCGATGCGTTCTGGAGGCCGGGTATCCACCGCTTCATCCCCAAGCGGGTCAAAACCGCCAGGCTGCCCGTCGGCGGCGGAAGATACCGCGGGATCGCGCGCGGTGCGCGGCTCGTTTTGGCGGGTAACCCAGGTGTTGTAGGCAATGACGCCGGCCAGCACGAGTCCACCGATGATGGCCAGACTTAACTGCAAAGTGCTCATGGGAATGTCGGTGTGTTGGACGGGAAGGGTTTCAAAGTGTTTCCATCATGCCAGTTGCAGACTCCATGTCCACCGCCACGATGCGGGAAACACCTTGCTCTTGCATGGTCACGCCAATCAGTTGTTTCGCCATTTCCATGGCGATCTTGTTGTGACTGATGAACAGAAACTGGGTTCCTTGCTGGCTCATGCTGGTCACGAGCTTGGCGTAACGTTCGGTATTGGCGTCATCCAGTGGAGCGTCCACTTCGTCGAGCAGACAGAACGGGGCCGGGTTCAACTGGAAGATCGCAAACACCAGTGCGATCGCGGTGAGAGCCTTTTCGCCACCAGAGAGCAGGTGAATGGTCTGGTTCTTTTTGCCAGGTGGCTGCGCCAGCACTTGCACACCAGCGTCGAGAATCTCTTCTCCAGTCATCACCAGCTTGGCGTTTCCGCCGCCAAACAGCTCGGGGAACATACGTCCAAAATGGCCGTTGACGGTCTCAAAGGTGCTGCTCAGCAGCTCGCGGGTTTCGGCATCGATCTTCTTGATCGCGTCTTCCAGCGTGGTCATGGCCTCGACCAGATCGGCCGTTTGAGCATCAAGGAACGTCTTGCGCTCGCTCGCTGCCGTGAGTTCGTCCAGGGCCGCGAGGTTCACAGCGCCCAGCGACTGGATCTCGCGGTGGAAACGGTCAATCTCACTTTGCAGACCGGTCAGGCGCACATTGCCCTCAGAGATGCTTTGCGCCACCGCGGCCAGGTCTGCCCCCGCTTCTTCAAGCTGCTGACTGTATTGCTCTACGCCCAATCGGGCAGCCTGCTCTTTCAGCTGGAAATCCGTGATGCGTTGGCGAAGCGGATCCAGCTCGCGCTCCAGCTGCAAGCGGCGCTCGTCGCTTGCGCGCAGCTTGGCGGTCAGATCGTCGTACTGGCTGCGCAGCTCGCCCAGGCCCTGCTCGCGCTCCAGCTTCTTGGCCAAAGCATCTTGCAGGCCAGCTTGAGCTGCGGCATCGTTCAAGCGGGCAAATTCTTCGCTGGCGCGCTGTTCTTCATCCACCAGTGACTTTTCTTGTGACGCAGCGGTTTCAATCGAGCGCTGCAATTCCGCCTGGCGTGCTTGCAGACTGCGCAACGAAAAAGTGGCTTCTTGTGCGGTGCGTTCCAGCGTGCGTTGCTGTTCGCGCGCCTGATTGAGTGCCCGTTCGGCTTCAATCACCTTGTCGTCCAGCTGTGCATGGCGTTCCTGGCTGTCGGCCAACTGCATGTCGAGCTCTTCGAAGCGCGCTTCGGCGGTGACCCTGCGCTCTTGCAGGTCTTCGAGCTGCGCGTCCACCTCGGCCAGATCGGCAGCGATTTGTTCGCTGCGCGCCCGGGTTTGCTCGGCCAGTTGGGTCAGGCGGAGCGCTTCAACCTGCAATTCGTGCGACCGCGAACGGGTTTCAGCGCCCTCTCGGCGTGCGCTTACCAACCGCTGCGACGCCTCCGAGTAGGCCGCTTCGGCGCGTATCAAGGCTGTGCGCGCCTGCTCTGCGATCAGCACCTGCGCTTTGAGTTGCTTGTCGAGGTTCTCGATTTCCTGTGCACGGGCCAACATGCCGGCCTGCTCGCTGTCGGGCGCATAAAAGCTCACGCTGTGGGCCGACACCGCATGGCCACTGGGCACAAAGATCACCTCGCCGGCCTGCAGCTGATCGCGCCTGGCCATGGCTTCTTCGAGGCTGGGCGCCGTCAGACATCCCTGCAGCCAATCCACCATCAGAGCGGACTGTCCAGCATCATTGAGTTTCAGCCAATCGGCCAGGGGTTTCAAGCCCGATGCGCTTTTTGCGGCAGAGGCAGCAGCCGCCGGTGAATGGTAAAAGGCCAGTTTGGCGGGCGGCGCATCGTTGCCAAAGGCGCGAACCATTTCCAGACGAGACACCTCCAGCGCGCCCAGGCGCTCACGCAGTGCCGCCTCCAGGGCGTTCTCCCAGCCCGCTTCGACATGAATGCGGCTCCACAGCCCTTGCAAGCTCTCCAGCCCATGTTTGGCGAGCCAAGGAGCCAGTTTGCCATCGGTCTTGACCTTTTCCTGCAACGCCTTCAATGCATCCAGGCGTGCCGACAAATCCGATTGCCTCGACGACTCGGCGTTCACCGCCTGCTGTGTCGCGCGGCGCTGGTCATCCAGCTCGGGCACGCTGTCTTGCAATTCAGCCAACACCGCTTCGGCCATTTCGGCTGCTTCCTGGGCCGAGACCAAGGCGGCTTGAGCGCTCAGTACGCGCTCTTCATCGGGCGCGGCCAAGGCGTTTCGGTCGGTGCTGAGGCGCTCACGGCGCTGATTGAGCTGGCGGCTTTGCTCTTCGATGTTTCGCTGATCAGAGGCCAGCACCTGAATCTGTTGCTGCACCTGACCCACGCTGTTGCGTTGCTCGTTGGCTGAGGTTTGGGCCTTGCGCAGCGCGTCTTCCAGCGTCGGCAGTGCGTTGCCCTGCTCTTCACCCTGCGCGGCAAGAATCACCGATTGTTCTTCGGCCGCCATCATGGTCTCGGCGATCTGCTCAAGCTCCACTGCAGCGTCCTGGCTGCGGGTGCTCCATGAGCCGATCTGCTCTTTCAGTTGCGCGAGTCGCTGCTCCACCCGCGTACGGCCCTCGACCACAAACCGGATTTCGGCTTCCAGCTTGCCCACCTCGGCGCTCGCTTCATACAGCTTGCCTTGCGCCTGGTTGACCTGATCGCCCGCAGCGTAGTGACTCTGGCGGATGGTTTCCAACTCGGATTCCACGCGCCGCAAATCAGCGGTGCGCGATTCCAGGTCCGTCAGGGCTTGCGCAGCGTTTTGTTTGATCTGGGCCTGGTCCGTGTCGGCCTCCGATCGCTTGAGGAACCACAATTGGTGTTGCTTCAGCGTGGCGCCCGATTGCAGCTCGTTGTATCGCGCAGCAACTGCCGCCTGCTTTTCCAGTTTCTCAAGGTTGGCGTTGAGCTCCCGCAAGATGTCTTCAACCCGGGTGAGGTTCTCGCGCGTGTCGGACAACCGGTTCGCGGTTTCCCGGCGGCGCTCTTTGTACTTCGACACGCCAGCGGCCTCTTCGAGGAACAAGCGCAATTCTTCAGGCTTGCTCTCAATGATGCGGCTGATGGTGCCCTGGCCAATGATGGCGTAAGCGCGTGGGCCCAGGCCGGTGCCGAGGAACACGTCTTGCACGTCGCGACGACGCACTGGCTGGTTGTTGATGTAGTAGCTGCTGTTGCCGTCGCGCGTGAGCACGCGTTTGACGGCAATCTCAAGAAACTGACCCCATTGGCCGCCGGCACGGTGATCGCTGTTGTCGAACACCAGTTCCACACTGGACCGACTGGCCGGCTTGCGGTGGTTGGTGCCGTTAAAAATGACGTCTTGCATGGACTCGCCACGCAACTCCGACGCCTTGGATTCACCCAGCACCCAACGCACGGCATCCATGATGTTGGATTTTCCGCACCCGTTGGGTCCGACCACGCCTACCAGTTGCCCCGGCAACATGAAGTTGGTGGGTTCCGCAAAAGACTTGAAGCCGGAAAGCTTGATCGAGTTGAGACGCACGGAAAATTAAGGCTAACTTGTTGATTTATTTGGGAATTCCACCCGCCACCTGCCCAGCAAGCAAGCGGACATGATACCTTGACCCGAAGCCTGCTCAGCTTGAGCACAAGCGGCCAACAGGGCTACTGCAGCCCCGCGGCAAAAACACCACCTTGCACCGCTTCAAAGGAGCCGAAAGCCTCTGGTGCAAAGACAGCACCCGTGACGCAGGTCTTTCCCGAATGGACACGCTTCTGGCGCGCGACGGCTGCCCGTTCCCGCGCCGTGCTTCAGAAAGTTGGAACTTGATCACAGCTTGTACCGCTCACCCCCTCACAGGGGCCGCTGATCAAGATTGCACACGAGCCTCATCCGCGAGGGCACGCCACTTCGCTACAGTGACCTGCAACAACGCCGCCGGTCCACACGCCCAACAGCGAACTCTGGATGCCGGCCACCCGTCCTGAAACCCTCGCTGCACAGCCCACAACCCATGAATCCGATCGTCACAACTTCCATCGACCCGCTTCTCGCAACTTTGTCTTTCGCTTTCGCAGTCATCGGTTCATTTATTGCCCTGAGCGCGGCTTCGCGCATCCGTGAAGCCCGCGGGCGCCTGAACTTTGGCAACATCGTGGTTGCAGGTGTTGCTCTGGGTGGCATTGGCGTGTGGTCCATGCACTTTGTTGGCATGCTGGCTTTGAAAATGGACACGGCCAGCAGC
This region of Hydrogenophaga crassostreae genomic DNA includes:
- a CDS encoding NAD(P)/FAD-dependent oxidoreductase — its product is MNTTTDFIILGAGIAGASIGYFLAPHGRCVMLERESQPGYHSTGRSAAQFIATYGTPQVRALSRASEQFFQHPPAGFAEAPLLHPRGLLTFAGEADLATLEHAWAVLKQTTATGRWLSAEEACAMVPVLRPEQVRAAILESESFDMDVDAIHQGYLRGFKRAGGALLTDAEAVAIERVGEVWRASTAAGAVFEAPVLINAAGAWCDGVAQLAGVEPIGLVPKRRSAFTFPAPTGMDTSRWPLVLEVNESVYFKPDAGALLASPVNEDPTHPQDVQPEEIDIALAMHALETWTTLVVRPSHTWAGLRSFVADGDLVAGFDTQAPGFFWCAAQGGYGIQTSAAMGEACAALARELPMPEHLAACGLTAQILSPSRKALQT
- a CDS encoding xanthine dehydrogenase family protein molybdopterin-binding subunit produces the protein MKRRSFLATGGALTVLFASGCSLPVIPKRPVATIEDASAWIRYSNGHYDLFLPRAEIGQNISTALKQIACEELDIDWDDLQLRLPTTNHIQRVRATVGSESIKDFALPLAQACATLREELAAGKLVGELVARDIPANELRTFGGAASAGLTKEKRYVGSTPKLEQAEAIVRGLPLYASDIRLSDMAFGRVLRAPASSELRSSPRAWDAAAARRIKGFIGIVEDPLFEQGRSLGLGVLAATPGALDRISEALAVRWDVEGSFDQSTVNIAIDIDRRLAGGALSHEVYGDSLDPVAEWDVDLRIDVPVAAHLAMEPRVAVAQFTGAKALQLWAGTQDAFYARDVLSKRLALSPEDVSVQAMRVGGAFGGKTICTVELEAAVLARAAKQPVKVQWTRAQEMHCGFHRPASSHRIRVSLRDGAIDQWWHAFASGHIIFTNAGFPPWLQNLADFVGDMGVARGADLPYQARLRRVEFDQVRLPILTGPWRGLGAGPNHLAKESAIDECAVLLKQDPLQFRLRHLKDPRLIRVLQQTAEAAAWSEAPAAAKAHNVRSGRGIACGAYKESGYAAVVAEVQVDATGRVHVTSLICSHDCGLVINPDQVKAQCEGNLIWGMGMVLTDELPIDVRMVGASNFDRALMPRMTAIPRLQTHLVEDDSPPGGAGETVIVAAAGAIANAIRHATGVRVGRFPVVAENLKMHSA
- a CDS encoding helix-turn-helix transcriptional regulator; this translates as MSDFSAGAVRRLVPLGLKRQGISMPVGAAPRAAHIAVYDKRQMLAAIAAAHGEHALVRLGEGIADAPDEPMLTAMRFASDPLELIARWQRLECYVHSNHRVRIEQHVDRQMQLQHLSLNGDAAPLRHEDLLILGLLIGLLEWTGTRGLKARLSGERGWRYQNHQWKNCSWPQQLGCWEFAWTGSTPLAPEPDGTDSAEGNADPTDCLQVARYRLSQDPARPWTVAVLAKQMNMASRSLQRALARQQSSFSALLAQTRATSAAQALTTTQQSPAQIGYACGYADQAHFGRDFKRHTALTPLQYRAEFTVGLAP
- a CDS encoding (2Fe-2S)-binding protein, producing the protein MELTINGKSHPVPPLWQEESLLFFIREQLGLTGTKFGCGAGLCGACTVLLDGQAQRSCVLPVAQASGHEIRTIEGLAEPSGKLHPVQQAWITEAVPQCGYCQAGQIMSTVALLSEHRQPTQEQIDAALAGNLCRCGTQKRIRAAVTRAAGVQS